In one Anaerolineae bacterium genomic region, the following are encoded:
- a CDS encoding DegT/DnrJ/EryC1/StrS family aminotransferase, which yields MPKLAINGGAPVVPGGLKTQWPIIDDSDRAAVIEVLESGKWCSAGFYYEHPLDSKVAQFEKAWAEWVGTKHAVAVANGTAALTLALRAAGIEAGDEVIVPAVTFIASATAVVLANAIPIFADIVPDTYQIDPDHVESLMTSHTRAIMPVHYGGYPADMDRIMEIASKHDLVVLEDCAEAHGSEWRGKRVGSLGHLGGFSHQMGKPLAAGEGGSITTSDEDFARNCYSYGDLGRIPGGAKYEHYIPAGNNRMTEFQGALLLTALSRLDAQTQTRYENGEYFARELDRIGGIPALKRGDPRITKRGYYFYFLRYQPEQWGGVSRDRFVQAMNAEGIHCGTAHNQPLYKNPVFAQMSFGRTGCPVLCPHHGEPPDYSKVRCPEAERVYDTEVVALGKDFLMQREHVDRVLEAIGKIKENLDELR from the coding sequence ATGCCCAAGCTGGCTATCAACGGTGGCGCGCCGGTCGTACCCGGCGGCCTCAAGACGCAGTGGCCCATCATTGACGACAGCGACCGTGCTGCCGTGATCGAAGTCCTGGAGAGCGGCAAGTGGTGCAGCGCCGGGTTCTACTACGAACACCCTCTCGACTCCAAGGTGGCCCAATTCGAGAAGGCCTGGGCCGAGTGGGTGGGCACCAAGCACGCCGTGGCCGTGGCCAACGGCACGGCAGCCCTCACCCTGGCCCTCCGGGCCGCCGGGATCGAGGCCGGCGACGAGGTGATCGTCCCCGCAGTCACCTTCATCGCCTCCGCCACCGCCGTAGTCTTGGCCAACGCCATCCCCATCTTCGCCGACATCGTCCCGGATACCTACCAGATCGATCCCGACCATGTCGAGAGCCTCATGACCTCGCACACTCGAGCCATAATGCCCGTCCACTACGGGGGCTACCCGGCCGACATGGACCGCATCATGGAGATCGCCAGCAAGCACGACCTGGTGGTGCTGGAGGACTGCGCCGAGGCCCACGGGTCGGAGTGGCGGGGCAAGCGGGTAGGATCGCTGGGGCACCTGGGCGGCTTCAGCCATCAGATGGGCAAGCCCCTGGCCGCGGGTGAGGGGGGCAGCATCACCACCAGTGACGAGGACTTCGCCCGCAACTGTTACTCCTACGGCGACCTGGGGCGCATCCCGGGGGGAGCCAAGTACGAGCACTACATCCCGGCAGGTAACAACCGCATGACTGAGTTCCAGGGGGCGCTCCTGCTCACCGCCCTGTCCCGGCTGGATGCCCAGACGCAGACCCGCTACGAGAACGGGGAATACTTCGCTCGTGAGCTGGACCGCATCGGTGGCATCCCTGCCCTCAAGCGGGGCGATCCCCGCATCACCAAACGTGGTTACTACTTCTACTTCCTGCGCTACCAGCCGGAGCAGTGGGGCGGGGTGTCCCGGGACCGGTTCGTGCAGGCGATGAACGCAGAAGGCATACACTGCGGCACCGCCCATAACCAGCCCCTCTACAAGAATCCCGTGTTCGCCCAAATGAGCTTCGGCCGGACGGGATGCCCGGTGCTCTGTCCCCACCACGGGGAGCCACCGGACTACTCGAAGGTCCGCTGCCCGGAGGCCGAGCGCGTCTACGACACCGAAGTGGTGGCGCTGGGCAAGGATTTCCTCATGCAGAGGGAGCACGTGGATCGGGTGCTGGAGGCCATCGGCAAGATCAAGGAGAACCTAGACGAGCTGAGGTAG
- a CDS encoding DUF433 domain-containing protein, with product MKPLTRITRDPQVMGGKPVIRGLRVTVGTVVGLVASGYSTAEILELYPYLEPEDISEALAHTAWRVEESEMPLAEA from the coding sequence ATGAAGCCGCTGACACGCATCACGCGCGACCCACAGGTGATGGGGGGCAAGCCGGTCATTCGCGGGCTCCGCGTCACGGTTGGTACCGTGGTAGGACTGGTAGCGTCAGGTTACTCCACAGCCGAGATTCTTGAGCTCTACCCCTATCTAGAACCGGAGGACATCTCCGAGGCGCTGGCCCACACCGCCTGGCGCGTCGAGGAGAGCGAGATGCCCCTGGCCGAGGCATGA
- a CDS encoding carbohydrate ABC transporter permease: MLGYLALGTAALSMLIPFIWMIFTSFKPRHVIFQMPPVIWTTEYTVEHYVVAVTKGNFDIYFKNSFIVSGFTTLITLLLVSMAGYAFARLHWRGRDAVFMVVLATAMLPGLIALIPTFLIVKYTPLAGGNDILGRGGVGWLDSYPGLIFPAVGGGFSVFLVRQFFSTLPRELEDAARVDGCSEYRIYSQIIMPLSKPVLAVVSIFTFQASWNDFLWPLVIIQSDRMRTIQLGLTLFRSQHNVEWGVLMAGTTLATAPTVTLFLLAQRYFVQGIALTGIKG, encoded by the coding sequence CTGCTGGGATACCTGGCGCTCGGCACTGCTGCCTTGTCCATGCTCATACCTTTCATCTGGATGATCTTCACCTCCTTCAAGCCCCGACACGTCATCTTCCAGATGCCGCCCGTGATCTGGACCACCGAGTACACTGTCGAGCACTACGTCGTTGCAGTGACCAAGGGCAACTTCGACATCTATTTCAAGAACAGCTTCATCGTCTCCGGCTTCACCACATTGATCACGCTGCTGTTGGTGAGCATGGCTGGTTATGCCTTCGCTCGGCTGCACTGGCGGGGACGGGACGCTGTGTTCATGGTGGTGCTCGCCACTGCCATGCTTCCCGGTCTCATTGCGCTCATACCTACCTTCCTCATCGTAAAGTACACTCCCCTGGCGGGAGGGAACGATATACTGGGCCGTGGCGGCGTCGGCTGGCTCGACTCGTACCCAGGGCTAATCTTCCCAGCAGTCGGAGGCGGGTTCAGCGTCTTCCTGGTGCGGCAGTTCTTCAGCACCTTGCCCCGGGAGCTGGAGGATGCGGCTCGGGTGGACGGCTGCAGCGAGTACCGCATCTATAGCCAGATCATCATGCCTCTGTCCAAGCCGGTGCTGGCTGTAGTCTCGATCTTCACCTTCCAGGCGTCCTGGAACGACTTCCTGTGGCCCCTGGTCATTATCCAGAGCGACCGCATGCGCACCATCCAACTGGGCCTCACCCTGTTCCGGTCTCAACACAACGTGGAGTGGGGCGTGCTCATGGCCGGTACGACCCTGGCCACGGCCCCGACCGTGACTCTGTTCCTGCTGGCCCAGCGCTACTTCGTTCAGGGTATCGCTTTGACCGGAATCAAGGGCTGA
- a CDS encoding sugar ABC transporter permease, with translation MAAAMGSRKKRVGLTQQEKAAIVFVAPLLFFLTVYWIAPALSSLYFSLTNYSVVLATKWVGVTNFSRLTGDVLFWRSLKNSAYFTLGNIPFSIGIGLLLAITVNSAIRMRHMFRVVFYLPMVTSSIALSMVWLWLLDPHFGLINALLRVIGIPAQQWLQSTSQAMPSIVLMSVWGGVGGTMIIYLAGLQGIPESLYEAARVDGAGRWQCFRFVTIPSLQPVTLYLLVTSIIGSFQIFGPIYAMTDGGPAFATTTIVHQIYINGFRYFNMGYAAAQSWVLFVILLGLSIVNLRLQVYGFVSD, from the coding sequence GTGGCAGCAGCAATGGGGTCGCGGAAGAAGCGGGTGGGACTGACGCAGCAGGAGAAGGCTGCCATTGTCTTCGTCGCTCCCCTGCTCTTCTTCCTCACCGTGTACTGGATCGCCCCGGCGCTCTCGTCCCTCTACTTCAGCCTGACGAACTACAGCGTGGTCCTCGCCACCAAGTGGGTGGGGGTCACCAACTTCAGTCGGCTGACGGGAGACGTGCTCTTCTGGCGCTCCCTGAAGAATTCGGCGTACTTCACCCTGGGCAACATCCCCTTCTCCATCGGCATCGGCTTGTTGTTGGCCATCACTGTCAACTCAGCCATCCGCATGCGCCATATGTTCCGTGTGGTGTTCTACCTGCCCATGGTCACGTCCAGCATAGCCCTGTCCATGGTCTGGCTATGGCTGCTAGACCCGCACTTTGGTCTTATCAATGCCCTCCTCCGCGTCATTGGCATCCCGGCCCAGCAGTGGCTCCAGAGCACCAGTCAGGCCATGCCCTCCATTGTGCTCATGAGCGTCTGGGGCGGGGTGGGCGGAACGATGATCATCTACCTGGCAGGGTTACAGGGCATCCCCGAGAGCCTGTACGAGGCGGCCAGAGTGGACGGCGCTGGCCGCTGGCAGTGCTTTCGCTTCGTCACCATCCCCAGCCTTCAGCCTGTGACCCTGTATCTGCTGGTGACCAGCATCATCGGCTCGTTCCAGATATTCGGTCCCATCTACGCCATGACCGATGGGGGCCCCGCCTTCGCCACCACGACCATCGTGCACCAGATCTACATCAACGGTTTCCGCTACTTCAACATGGGGTACGCTGCCGCCCAGTCCTGGGTGCTGTTCGTTATCCTTCTGGGGCTGTCCATAGTGAACCTGCGGCTTCAGGTCTATGGCTTCGTCTCCGACTAA
- a CDS encoding methyltransferase has translation MNSRERVRRALEWQEADRPPLDLGGTRASGINAVVYARLKERMGLDTPTKLVDSMQILAEVEPEVLERLEIDVVPLEAATARWAEQDASQGVACDLFCGQRVYFPPGTDIREERDGSWVLCRPDGEPYARMPKDGYYFDFLRPTMRGHIDPDAFRPKDTVPDEDLRALEKRAKYLYESTDKAILGWGASISLMGLSWLLSDNITQGSLDDWLCMLMVEKDTAHEMMARYVDAVISCLELYHQAVGDRALAWGIASDDAGTQRGELIAPELFAEMIVPHYARLCAWVHAHTPWKTFLHSCGSIYHYIPHWIEAGVDILNPVQISAANMEPERLKAEFGERIVFWGGGCDTQRVLPLGTPDEVREHVRHNIEVLGRGGGFVFTQVHNIQQNVPVENVEAMLDEARRLG, from the coding sequence ATGAACTCAAGAGAGCGGGTGCGACGAGCACTGGAGTGGCAGGAGGCGGACAGGCCACCGCTCGACCTGGGCGGGACGCGGGCCTCGGGCATCAACGCCGTGGTCTACGCTCGGCTGAAGGAGCGGATGGGGCTGGATACGCCCACCAAGCTGGTAGACTCCATGCAGATCCTGGCGGAGGTCGAGCCGGAGGTGCTAGAGCGGCTGGAGATAGACGTGGTACCCCTGGAGGCAGCCACTGCCCGCTGGGCGGAGCAGGACGCCTCCCAGGGCGTAGCCTGTGACCTCTTCTGCGGCCAGAGGGTGTACTTTCCCCCCGGGACCGACATTCGGGAGGAGCGGGACGGCAGTTGGGTACTATGCCGGCCCGACGGCGAGCCCTATGCCCGCATGCCCAAAGACGGCTACTACTTCGACTTCCTCCGCCCCACCATGAGGGGGCACATTGACCCCGACGCCTTCCGGCCCAAAGATACCGTTCCCGACGAGGACCTGCGGGCGCTGGAGAAGCGGGCGAAGTACCTCTACGAGAGCACCGACAAGGCCATCCTGGGGTGGGGGGCCAGCATCAGCCTCATGGGCCTGAGCTGGCTGCTATCGGACAACATCACCCAGGGCTCGCTGGACGACTGGCTGTGCATGCTCATGGTGGAGAAGGACACCGCCCACGAGATGATGGCCCGCTACGTGGACGCGGTCATCTCTTGCCTCGAGCTCTACCACCAGGCCGTGGGCGACCGGGCTCTGGCCTGGGGGATCGCCTCGGACGACGCCGGCACCCAGCGGGGAGAGCTAATCGCGCCCGAGCTCTTCGCCGAGATGATCGTACCCCACTATGCCCGGCTGTGCGCCTGGGTGCACGCCCACACCCCCTGGAAGACCTTCCTCCACTCCTGCGGCTCCATCTACCACTACATCCCTCACTGGATCGAGGCCGGCGTGGACATCCTCAATCCGGTGCAAATCTCGGCGGCCAACATGGAGCCCGAGCGGCTCAAGGCCGAGTTCGGCGAGCGGATCGTGTTCTGGGGTGGCGGCTGTGACACCCAGAGGGTCCTGCCGCTGGGGACGCCGGATGAGGTGCGGGAGCACGTCCGGCACAACATCGAGGTGCTGGGACGGGGAGGCGGGTTCGTCTTCACTCAGGTGCACAACATCCAGCAGAACGTGCCGGTGGAGAACGTGGAGGCCATGCTGGACGAGGCTCGGCGATTGGGGTGA
- a CDS encoding DUF362 domain-containing protein, whose protein sequence is MSHVSIRPCPSYARAEVEAAVARAVGDLGGFRSFIRPGETVLVKPNLLVASSPEKGVTTHPEVVRAVVVGCQEAGAEVWVGDSPGFGSAVRVAERCGIMDVCRETGARFVPFTGGKPAPHAEGRVAKSFVLAQPVLRADKVISVAKLKTHGLMLYTGAVKNLYGTIAGIEKARLHVTYQSPAAFGRMLVDLYHAVSPALSVVDAVVGMEGAGPRNGDLRDVGLILAGADGLAVDLAAAAVIGADPERIPYLAAAAELDPDALRLDRLQVSGLSLEQAAVPGFRLPETLRRTNFPRWMEDLARRWTTARPVVIPDLCVACGVCRESCPPGAIEIEEGLARIDDGRCIRCYCCQEMCPQGAIELRHNPLARLLPWR, encoded by the coding sequence ATGAGTCACGTCAGCATTCGCCCCTGCCCGTCCTACGCCCGCGCTGAAGTCGAGGCGGCCGTCGCCCGCGCCGTGGGGGACCTGGGCGGCTTCCGCTCGTTCATCCGGCCCGGCGAGACGGTGCTGGTCAAGCCCAACCTGCTGGTGGCTTCCTCGCCGGAGAAGGGGGTCACCACCCACCCCGAGGTAGTGCGGGCCGTCGTAGTCGGTTGCCAGGAAGCCGGCGCCGAGGTGTGGGTGGGCGACAGCCCGGGCTTCGGGAGCGCCGTCCGAGTGGCGGAGCGCTGCGGCATCATGGACGTCTGTCGGGAGACCGGCGCCCGCTTCGTGCCCTTCACTGGCGGGAAACCTGCCCCCCACGCCGAAGGGAGGGTGGCCAAGAGCTTCGTGCTGGCCCAGCCGGTGCTCCGGGCCGATAAGGTCATCTCTGTGGCCAAGCTCAAGACTCACGGGCTGATGCTCTACACCGGCGCGGTGAAGAACCTCTACGGCACCATCGCCGGCATCGAGAAGGCGCGCCTGCACGTGACCTATCAGTCGCCAGCCGCCTTCGGCCGCATGCTGGTAGATCTCTACCATGCTGTCAGCCCGGCACTCTCCGTCGTGGACGCGGTGGTGGGCATGGAGGGGGCAGGGCCGCGGAACGGCGACCTCCGCGACGTAGGCTTGATCCTGGCGGGCGCCGATGGTCTCGCTGTGGACCTGGCTGCCGCCGCCGTGATAGGCGCGGACCCGGAACGCATCCCATACCTAGCGGCCGCCGCTGAACTCGACCCCGATGCCCTGCGGCTCGATCGGCTGCAGGTGTCGGGCTTGTCCTTGGAGCAGGCTGCGGTCCCAGGCTTTCGCCTGCCGGAGACGCTGCGCCGCACCAACTTCCCTCGCTGGATGGAAGACCTGGCCCGCCGGTGGACCACGGCCAGGCCGGTGGTCATCCCCGACCTGTGCGTCGCCTGCGGGGTGTGCCGCGAGAGCTGCCCGCCGGGGGCCATAGAGATCGAGGAGGGCCTGGCCCGCATAGATGATGGGCGCTGCATCCGCTGCTACTGCTGCCAGGAGATGTGCCCCCAGGGCGCCATCGAGCTGCGCCACAATCCCCTGGCCCGTCTCCTGCCCTGGCGCTGA
- a CDS encoding histidine kinase — MADEDRMAELRRLIADLEARLPAHSAPPGMIRELEDLEEELERLKRAASAPDQSQP, encoded by the coding sequence ATGGCTGACGAGGATCGTATGGCGGAACTTAGGCGTCTGATTGCCGACCTGGAGGCGCGTCTGCCGGCGCATTCGGCCCCGCCGGGCATGATCCGGGAACTGGAGGATCTGGAGGAGGAGCTGGAGCGGCTAAAGCGCGCGGCCTCTGCTCCCGACCAAAGCCAGCCGTAG